The following proteins come from a genomic window of Salvia hispanica cultivar TCC Black 2014 chromosome 4, UniMelb_Shisp_WGS_1.0, whole genome shotgun sequence:
- the LOC125223874 gene encoding probable transcription factor PosF21: MNMNSRSSLPPSGRSSVLPFQPNRSYSTKPEQAASPNFRPIGPECSSKQDHKMSAHASPFSSEISRMSDNPPKNLAHRRTHSDVLTLLNDVSFDGTDLGIVGGLDGYSCFDETEEDLLPEYLDLDGSNSISDNCALQMEKLSTSAAEAASSYVQQHRLQHSRSMDLNTYIETEMLKPGLEKPSSAESDKSISAANLAELALTDPKRAKRIWANRQSAARSKERKMRYISELQSKVQSLQTDKASLSMQFALMQENTNCVASENIELKLQLQSFERQGQLQDALNEAMRDEIRHLKVLTGQAMPNGHNPTPYGANQNYHHNSHAQPLQHQFRQHQLDQFQPRQLLLH, encoded by the exons ATGAATATGAACAGTAGGAGTTCGCTACCTCCGTCGGGAAGAAGCTCGGTTCTTCCCTTCCAACCCAATCGTAGCTATAGCACAAAGCCCGAGCAAGCAGCATCCCCAAATTTCCGTCCAATAGGGCCGGAGTGTTCATCCAAACAGGATCATAAGATGTCAGCTCATGCTAGTCCGTTTAGTTCAGAGATAAGTCGGATGTCTGACAATCCCCCGAAGAATTTGGCCCATCGACGTACCCATTCTGATGTCCTCACCCTCCTGAATGATGTTAGCTTTGATGGTACTGATCTAGGCATTGTAGGTGGATTAGATGgatattcttgttttgatgAGACTGAGGAGGATCTGCTGCCAGAATATCTTGATTTGGATGGTTCCAATTCGATATCTGATAATTGTGCTTTGCAAATGGAAAAACTGTCTACTTCTGCAGCAGAGGCAGCTTCTTCATATGTACAACAACATAGGCTTCAGCACAGCCGATCCATGGATTTAAATACTTATATCGAAACAGAGATGCTAAAGCCAGGTTTAGAAAAACCATCTTCAGCCGAGTCTGATAAATCCATTTCTGCTGCCAATCTCGCTGAGCTTGCTCTTACTGACCCAAAGCGCGCTAAAAG GATCTGGGCGAATAGGCAGTCAGCTGCAAGGTCGAAGGAACGGAAGATGAGGTATATCTCTGAGCTTCAAAGCAAAGTCCAGTCATTGCAAACAGATAAAGCATCCTTGTCCATGCAGTTTGCCTTAATGCAG GAGAATACCAATTGTGTTGCATCTGAAAATATTGAACTCAAACTACAGTTGCAATCCTTTGAACGGCAAGGACAACTGCAAGATG CTCTAAATGAGGCAATGAGGGACGAGATCCGGCATCTAAAGGTGCTGACTGGCCAGGCAATGCCGAATGGCCATAATCCTACACCCTATGGAGCTAACCAAAACTACCACCACAACAGCCATGCTCAACCGTTGCAGCATCAGTTCCGACAGCATCAGCTGGACCAGTTTCAGCCGCGTCAACTGCTGCTCCATTAG
- the LOC125223638 gene encoding protein ENHANCED DISEASE RESISTANCE 2-like codes for MAMLEQKQDQEWIERVRSGGSVPHNCPNGWASPPGDEFKVRGAGYPTTKEKIPGGDYLLHPLGLDWIKSPSKISDVLNNPNGRVRQTLDDENAKGRSHFVWAFNFQLPTKDNHSIVVYFEGTEASHRDPLIRRFLKGDDGFRNSRLKLITNVVEGPWMVKKAIGEQAICIIGRGLSCRYSMGENLVQVDIDVGSSMVASAIVHLAFGYLTALTVDLAFVIEGQTESELPERILGAVRFSGLDDARALQIDSGCCGNSQSPLPTRLWKSLGQGFTNLVHANVPTHQHTSTTTTKDEENT; via the coding sequence ATGGCAATGCTTGAGCAAAAACAAGATCAAGAATGGATTGAGAGAGTGAGATCCGGAGGCAGTGTTCCACACAATTGCCCGAACGGCTGGGCTTCTCCTCCCGGAGACGAATTCAAGGTACGAGGAGCAGGCTATCCAACGACAAAGGAGAAGATCCCCGGAGGGGACTATCTCCTACACCCTCTCGGCCTCGACTGGATCAAATCTCCATCCAAGATCTCCGATGTTTTAAACAACCCTAACGGCCGTGTTAGGCAAACTCTCGATGATGAAAACGCCAAGGGCCGATCGCATTTCGTCTGGGCTTTCAATTTCCAGCTCCCAACCAAAGACAACCATAGCATAGTCGTGTATTTCGAGGGTACGGAGGCCAGCCACCGAGATCCTCTGATCCGCCGCTTCCTAAAGGGAGACGATGGGTTTAGAAACTCGAGGCTGAAGTTGATAACAAACGTAGTGGAAGGGCCGTGGATGGTGAAGAAAGCGATCGGGGAGCAGGCAATCTGCATAATAGGGCGGGGGCTTAGCTGTAGATACTCGATGGGGGAGAACCTCGTGCAAGTTGACATCGACGTTGGATCTTCTATGGTTGCGAGTGCGATCGTGCACCTCGCGTTCGGATACTTGACTGCGCTCACAGTAGACCTAGCTTTCGTTATTGAGGGCCAGACCGAGTCGGAGCTACCAGAGCGGATCTTGGGAGCTGTTCGATTCTCTGGGCTCGATGATGCTCGGGCGCTGCAGATTGACTCGGGATGCTGTGGGAATTCGCAGTCGCCGTTACCTACGAGACTTTGGAAATCATTGGGGCAAGGGTTTACCAACCTAGTTCATGCCAATGTGCCAACACATCAACACacttctactactactaccaaagatgaagaaaacaCATAG
- the LOC125223639 gene encoding RHOMBOID-like protein 13: MGKPLIYEIWEKPATSCIIAICSLIWFYIQKKGIGYSHVGLSYDTALEGHHWRIITSAFSHISILHLVFNMSALWSLGVIEQLGHVGLGVEYYLHYTMLLVVLSGLLVLGIYHILIKRFNLDYFRRVTAVGYSCVVFGWMTILSTKQPSSKLELFGLLSLPISFAPFESLIFTSIIVPQASFIGHLSGIIVGYAIAWGVIHGMNNYWAVSMLGWMVLVFILSLKKSGTYDFSFLEIESVEESSLPSVRFLSPGNGRTLQMSASDVGLNLV, translated from the coding sequence ATGGGGAAACCCCTAATCTACGAGATTTGGGAAAAACCAGCCACGAGCTGTATAATTGCGATatgtagtttaatttggttCTACATTCAGAAAAAGGGGATTGGGTATTCACATGTGGGGTTGAGCTACGACACTGCATTAGAGGGCCATCATTGGCGGATCATTACATCTGCATTTTCACACATTAGCATCCTTCATCTTGTTTTTAACATGAGTGCTCTTTGGAGTCTTGGGGTGATTGAGCAGTTAGGGCATGTAGGGCTCGGTGTCGAATACTATCTTCATTATACGATGCTGTTGGTCGTGCTGTCGGGGCTGCTGGTTCTCGGTATCTACCACATTTTGATCAAAAGGTTCAATCTTGATTACTTCCGGAGAGTGACTGCTGTTGGATACTCTTGTGTTGTTTTCGGGTGGATGACTATACTGTCAACAAAGCAGCCCTCTTCGAAGCTGGAGCTTTTCGGGCTCCTCTCCCTTCCTATCAGTTTTGCACCTTTTGAGTCTCTCATCTTCACGTCCATAATCGTGCCCCAAGCTAGTTTCATTGGTCATTTGTCCGGGATAATCGTTGGCTATGCCATAGCCTGGGGTGTGATACACGGAATGAACAATTACTGGGCTGTGTCGATGCTGGGATGGATGGTTCTTGTTTTCATTCTTAGTTTGAAGAAGTCTGGTACATACGATTTCAGCTTTCTCGAGATTGAATCTGTGGAAGAGTCTTCCTTGCCATCTGTGCGGTTTCTTTCTCCTGGAAATGGGAGAACCCTGCAGATGAGTGCGTCTGATGTTGGTCTGAATCTTGTGTAG